One window from the genome of Bradyrhizobium xenonodulans encodes:
- a CDS encoding MurR/RpiR family transcriptional regulator, which yields MAEPAKSSPLSELRIALPSLPLRLQEVGRFVAANDYDATTRSMRDLAAEAGADPAAFTRLAKAIGYSGWDELRAALTEARRPSPTSPFSGRAKSRRHGPNADIALVIDKLEAEAAGLPRIPAQPIADAARALHDAKRIWIAGYRSCRSVAELLNYELRLFRPEQVQLVGTSGPDDLDLGAIRPGEAVIVVGFLPYTHASVRVAQAAHHAGAKLIAITDSLSAPMAEGADHVLLFEAASSPGFFPSLTGAIAIAQSLAAVTFSLGGAAAKKRLENTEARLAAASTYVSEKG from the coding sequence ATGGCCGAGCCCGCGAAATCCTCGCCCTTGAGCGAACTGCGCATTGCATTGCCATCGCTCCCCCTGCGCCTGCAGGAGGTCGGCCGTTTCGTCGCCGCCAATGATTACGACGCCACCACCCGTTCGATGCGCGATCTCGCCGCGGAGGCCGGTGCCGATCCCGCCGCGTTCACGCGGCTCGCCAAGGCGATCGGCTATTCCGGCTGGGACGAGCTGCGCGCGGCGCTGACGGAAGCACGGCGGCCGTCGCCGACATCGCCTTTCTCCGGCCGCGCCAAGAGCCGCCGCCACGGTCCGAATGCGGATATTGCGCTCGTCATCGACAAGCTCGAGGCCGAGGCCGCCGGCCTTCCGCGCATTCCCGCCCAGCCGATTGCGGACGCGGCCCGCGCGCTGCATGACGCCAAGCGGATCTGGATCGCCGGTTACCGAAGCTGCCGGAGCGTCGCGGAGCTGCTGAATTATGAGCTGCGCCTGTTCCGTCCCGAGCAGGTGCAGCTCGTCGGCACGTCCGGCCCCGATGATCTCGATCTCGGCGCTATCAGGCCCGGCGAGGCCGTCATCGTCGTCGGCTTCCTGCCTTACACCCATGCGAGCGTCCGCGTTGCGCAAGCCGCCCATCATGCCGGCGCGAAACTGATCGCGATCACGGACAGCCTCTCGGCGCCGATGGCCGAAGGCGCCGACCACGTGCTGCTGTTCGAGGCGGCCTCCTCGCCCGGCTTCTTCCCCAGCCTCACCGGCGCCATCGCGATCGCGCAGTCGCTCGCCGCGGTGACGTTCTCGCTCGGCGGTGCGGCCGCGAAGAAGCGCCTGGAAAATACCGAGGCGCGGCTCGCCGCCGCCTCCACCTACGTCTCAGAGAAAGGTTGA
- a CDS encoding amino acid ABC transporter permease, which yields MTSDAPRPPPRRRLFGAWGSRELKGLFWQVLVVGIAVAIIAFLWSNTVTNLTARRITTGFAFLGREAGMPIADSLLAYNPRDAYLWAFVVGVANTLRVAVIGIVLATVLGTLIGISRLSANWLLSRLAAVYVETLRDIPLLLQLLFWYVLMQALPAARAAWRPVEGVFLSNRGLILPAIPVGPPQLWVLGMAVLGLVAFFLIQRWLVAQQMRDGKPRPAWPFAVGLVLALPAAVSVALGVSWTIEWPALRGFNFVGGLTLAPEYFALLIALVTYTSAFIAEIVRSGIQSVPRGQWDAANALGLRRSFMLRQIILPQALRVIVPPMTSQYLNLTKNSSLAVAIGYQDVVSIANTTLNQTGQAIEAIALIMAVFLTISLGISFFMNWYNARIALVER from the coding sequence GTGACGTCAGACGCTCCAAGACCGCCGCCGCGCCGTCGCCTCTTCGGCGCATGGGGATCCCGCGAGCTGAAAGGCCTGTTCTGGCAGGTGCTGGTGGTCGGGATCGCCGTCGCGATCATCGCCTTCCTCTGGTCCAACACCGTCACCAATCTCACGGCCCGCCGCATCACCACCGGTTTCGCCTTTCTTGGCCGTGAAGCCGGCATGCCTATCGCCGACAGCCTACTCGCCTACAATCCGAGAGACGCCTACCTCTGGGCCTTCGTCGTCGGCGTCGCCAACACCTTGCGCGTCGCTGTGATCGGCATCGTGCTCGCGACCGTTTTGGGCACGCTGATCGGCATCTCGCGATTGTCGGCCAACTGGCTGCTGTCGCGGCTTGCTGCTGTCTATGTCGAGACGCTGCGCGACATCCCGCTGCTGCTTCAACTGCTGTTCTGGTACGTGCTGATGCAAGCGCTGCCGGCCGCGCGCGCGGCGTGGCGACCGGTCGAGGGCGTGTTCCTGTCCAATCGCGGCCTGATCCTGCCGGCAATCCCGGTGGGCCCGCCGCAGCTCTGGGTGCTTGGGATGGCGGTGCTCGGGCTTGTCGCGTTCTTTCTGATCCAGCGATGGCTCGTCGCGCAGCAGATGCGGGATGGCAAGCCGCGGCCGGCCTGGCCCTTTGCGGTTGGCCTCGTCCTCGCGCTGCCGGCGGCAGTGTCCGTGGCGCTCGGAGTATCCTGGACAATCGAGTGGCCGGCGCTGCGCGGCTTCAATTTCGTCGGTGGGCTGACGCTCGCGCCGGAATACTTTGCCTTGTTGATCGCGCTCGTCACCTACACCTCGGCCTTCATCGCCGAGATCGTGCGCAGCGGCATCCAGTCGGTGCCGCGCGGGCAGTGGGATGCTGCCAATGCGCTCGGCCTGCGGCGCAGCTTCATGCTGCGGCAGATCATCCTGCCGCAGGCGCTGCGCGTCATCGTGCCGCCGATGACGAGCCAGTATCTCAATCTGACCAAGAACTCCTCGCTCGCGGTCGCAATCGGCTACCAGGACGTGGTCTCGATCGCCAACACCACGCTGAACCAGACCGGGCAGGCGATCGAGGCGATCGCGCTGATCATGGCGGTGTTCCTGACCATCAGCCTCGGTATCAGCTTCTTCATGAACTGGTACAATGCGCGCATCGCGCTGGTGGAGCGCTGA
- a CDS encoding amino acid ABC transporter permease, producing the protein MTVITDIPDVPRAARRPQIGNPALRWLRTNLFSSIPNGILSVVLLAVLAKGIFSFVQWGIANAVWLTPANDSSACRAARGLGACWAIIPEKYRFILFGTYPFDEQWRPALSVVLFITLFYLSTRRALWRRELALLWIGALALISILMWGGVFGLSFVSQDRWGGLPVTLILATFGLAFGFPLGILVALGRRSKLPAIRSLSVLYVELIRGVPLVSLLFMASVMFPLFMPSGFNIDKLLRAQIAIILFAGAYLAEVIRGGLQAVPRGQYEAADALGLSYWRKHRLIVLPQAIRHVIPPLVNTFIAFFKDTSLVLIIGIFDLLTTAKTAIIDPAWQQFSVEVYIFVAAIYFVFCFAMSRYSRSLEATSGR; encoded by the coding sequence ATGACGGTGATCACCGACATTCCAGACGTCCCGCGCGCTGCTCGCCGCCCGCAGATCGGCAACCCGGCGCTGCGCTGGCTGCGCACCAATTTGTTCTCGTCGATCCCGAACGGCATTCTTTCGGTCGTGCTGCTGGCGGTGCTCGCCAAGGGCATCTTCAGCTTCGTGCAGTGGGGCATCGCCAATGCGGTCTGGCTGACGCCGGCAAACGACTCCAGCGCCTGCCGTGCGGCACGCGGCCTCGGCGCCTGCTGGGCGATCATCCCCGAAAAATATCGCTTCATCCTGTTCGGCACCTATCCGTTCGACGAGCAGTGGCGGCCGGCGCTGTCAGTCGTGCTGTTCATCACGCTGTTCTATCTCTCGACCCGCCGCGCATTGTGGCGGCGCGAGCTGGCGCTTCTCTGGATCGGCGCGCTCGCGCTGATCAGCATTCTGATGTGGGGCGGGGTGTTCGGACTCTCCTTCGTGTCGCAGGACCGTTGGGGCGGATTGCCGGTGACGCTGATTTTGGCGACCTTTGGTCTGGCTTTCGGCTTCCCGCTCGGCATCCTCGTCGCACTCGGCCGGCGTTCAAAACTGCCGGCGATCCGCTCGCTCAGCGTGCTCTATGTCGAGCTGATCCGCGGCGTGCCGCTGGTGAGCCTGCTGTTCATGGCGAGCGTGATGTTTCCGCTGTTCATGCCGAGCGGATTCAACATCGACAAGCTCTTGCGCGCGCAGATCGCGATCATCCTGTTCGCAGGCGCCTATCTTGCCGAGGTCATCCGCGGCGGTCTACAGGCCGTGCCGCGCGGGCAGTATGAGGCCGCCGACGCGCTCGGCCTGTCCTACTGGCGCAAGCATCGCCTGATCGTCCTGCCGCAGGCGATCCGCCACGTCATCCCACCGCTGGTGAACACCTTCATCGCCTTCTTCAAGGACACCAGCCTCGTCCTGATCATCGGCATTTTCGACCTGCTGACGACGGCGAAGACCGCGATCATCGATCCCGCCTGGCAGCAATTCTCGGTCGAGGTCTACATCTTCGTTGCCGCGATCTATTTTGTCTTCTGCTTCGCGATGTCGCGGTATAGCCGGAGCCTTGAGGCGACGAGCGGAAGGTGA
- a CDS encoding amidase codes for MSQGLIRETACTVVDKLRSGDVSPLELLDVVEKRISEVDGQVNALPTLCFDRARDHAKTLMQKPAGARGLLAGLPVPIKDLTDVAGVLNTQGSPIFKDNIPATSDLMVENLEANGAVVYAKSNTPEFGAGANTFNEVFGATLNPWDTTKSAAGSSGGAAVALATGMAWLAQGSDMGGSLRSPAAFCGVVGMRPSIGRVAHTPKSAIDRNLGLVGPMARNVEDLALLLDAMSGDYAADPLSLPAPTTSFLSAAQSGRKPKRIAYSPDLGITPVDPEVKAITREAAERFAEAGAIVEEAHPDWREAHECFHVLRAFDFAITKANLLRTKRDLLKPEVIWNIEEGLKLTVEHLERAEAQRVGMTARAVEFFKTYDLLLTPTTIVPPFPVEHRYVAECAGKRFENYVEWLGIVYAITLACCPSLSLPCGFTASGLPVGVQVVGAPRADAQVLAGAKVLEDILGLRGTTPIDPRVKK; via the coding sequence TTGTCTCAAGGTCTGATCCGCGAAACCGCGTGCACCGTCGTCGACAAGCTGCGGTCCGGCGACGTCTCGCCGCTCGAGCTTCTGGACGTGGTGGAGAAGCGCATCAGTGAGGTCGACGGCCAAGTCAACGCGCTGCCGACGCTGTGCTTCGATCGCGCGCGGGATCACGCCAAGACGCTGATGCAGAAGCCGGCCGGCGCACGCGGGCTGCTCGCGGGCCTACCGGTGCCGATCAAGGACCTGACCGACGTTGCGGGCGTGCTGAACACGCAGGGCTCGCCGATCTTCAAAGACAACATCCCCGCGACGTCCGACCTCATGGTCGAAAATCTCGAAGCCAACGGCGCGGTCGTCTACGCCAAATCCAACACGCCGGAATTCGGCGCCGGCGCCAACACGTTCAACGAAGTATTCGGCGCGACGCTCAATCCCTGGGACACGACCAAGTCCGCCGCGGGCTCCTCGGGTGGCGCCGCCGTGGCGCTCGCCACCGGCATGGCCTGGCTGGCGCAGGGCTCCGACATGGGCGGCTCCTTGCGCAGCCCCGCGGCATTCTGCGGCGTCGTCGGCATGCGGCCCAGCATCGGCCGCGTCGCCCATACCCCCAAATCGGCGATCGATCGCAACCTCGGCCTGGTCGGCCCAATGGCGCGCAACGTCGAAGATCTCGCGCTGCTACTGGATGCCATGAGCGGCGACTATGCCGCCGACCCGCTATCGCTGCCGGCGCCGACGACCTCATTCCTCTCGGCAGCACAATCGGGCAGGAAGCCGAAGCGCATCGCCTATTCGCCCGATCTCGGCATCACGCCTGTCGATCCCGAGGTCAAGGCGATCACGCGCGAGGCCGCGGAACGCTTTGCCGAAGCCGGCGCCATCGTCGAGGAGGCGCATCCGGACTGGCGCGAGGCGCATGAATGCTTCCACGTGCTGCGCGCGTTCGATTTCGCGATCACCAAGGCCAATCTGCTGCGCACCAAGCGCGACCTGCTCAAGCCCGAGGTGATCTGGAACATCGAGGAGGGCCTCAAGCTCACGGTCGAGCATCTCGAACGCGCCGAGGCCCAGCGCGTCGGCATGACCGCGCGCGCGGTCGAGTTCTTCAAGACCTACGACCTGCTGCTGACGCCGACCACGATCGTGCCGCCCTTCCCGGTCGAGCACCGCTATGTCGCCGAATGCGCAGGCAAGCGGTTCGAGAATTACGTCGAATGGCTCGGCATCGTCTACGCCATCACGCTCGCCTGCTGCCCGTCGCTGTCGTTGCCGTGCGGCTTCACGGCGTCTGGCCTGCCGGTCGGCGTGCAGGTGGTCGGCGCGCCGCGCGCGGATGCGCAGGTGCTCGCGGGTGCCAAGGTGCTGGAGGATATTCTGGGGCTGCGCGGCACGACGCCGATCGATCCGAGGGTGAAGAAGTAA
- a CDS encoding SDR family oxidoreductase, giving the protein MDLHLRGKRVLITGASKGIGAAAAEAFAEEGAHLLLAARNDEQLKALAERLRSAHQIDAATSIVDLRKAEDLARLAKEAADIDILVNNAGDIPGGSIDKIDEATWRHAWELKVFGYINLTRQIYAQMKARGGGVIVNDIGAAGEKFDANYICGSAGNAALMAFTRALGGKSLADNIRVVGINPGPVGTDRHVTLLKTRAKNQIGDETRYKEFQKGLPLGRPAHAREIGDLMAFLASDRAGYTSGVIYTVDGGISAGWG; this is encoded by the coding sequence ATGGATCTGCATCTGCGTGGCAAGCGCGTCCTGATCACAGGCGCGTCCAAGGGCATTGGCGCAGCTGCCGCCGAGGCATTTGCCGAGGAAGGCGCCCACCTCCTGCTTGCCGCCCGCAATGACGAGCAGCTCAAGGCGCTGGCAGAGCGTTTGCGCTCCGCGCACCAGATCGATGCCGCAACCAGCATCGTGGATCTGCGCAAGGCTGAGGATTTGGCGCGGCTCGCCAAGGAGGCCGCCGACATCGACATCCTCGTCAACAATGCCGGCGACATCCCCGGCGGCTCCATCGACAAGATCGACGAGGCAACCTGGCGGCACGCCTGGGAATTGAAAGTGTTCGGCTACATCAACCTGACGCGGCAGATCTACGCGCAGATGAAGGCCAGGGGCGGCGGCGTCATCGTCAACGACATCGGTGCGGCCGGCGAAAAATTCGACGCGAACTACATCTGCGGCAGCGCCGGCAACGCCGCGCTGATGGCGTTCACCCGCGCGCTCGGGGGAAAAAGCCTCGCCGACAACATCCGCGTGGTGGGGATCAATCCCGGGCCTGTCGGCACCGACCGCCACGTCACACTGCTCAAGACGCGGGCAAAAAATCAAATCGGCGACGAGACCCGCTACAAGGAATTCCAGAAGGGCCTGCCGCTCGGCCGGCCCGCGCACGCGCGCGAGATCGGCGATCTCATGGCGTTCCTCGCGTCCGACCGCGCGGGCTATACGTCCGGCGTCATCTATACGGTGGATGGCGGCATCAGCGCTGGATGGGGTTAA
- a CDS encoding tartrate dehydrogenase — translation MSKKQYRIAVIPGDGIGKEVMPEGLRVLEAAAKKHGVSLHFDHFDFSSWDYYEKHGQMMPDDWKEKIGKHDAIYFGAVGWPAKIPDHVSLWGSLIKFRREFDQYVNLRPVRLMPGVPSPLANRKPGDIDFWVVRENTEGEYSSVGGRMFPDTDREFVTQQTVMTRVGVDRILKFAFELAQSRPKKHLTSATKSNGISITMPYWDERVEAMAKKYPGVKWDKYHIDILTANFVLHPDWFDVVVGSNLFGDILSDLGPACTGTIGIAPSGNINPEGDFPSVFEPVHGSAPDIAGQGIANPIGAIWSGAMMLEHLGEKVAGKSIVEAIERTLAERTLRTKDLGGNADTTACGKAVADMVD, via the coding sequence ATGAGCAAGAAGCAATACCGGATTGCAGTCATTCCCGGCGACGGCATCGGCAAGGAAGTGATGCCGGAAGGCCTGCGCGTTCTGGAGGCCGCGGCGAAGAAGCACGGGGTGTCCCTGCATTTTGACCATTTCGACTTCTCGTCCTGGGATTATTACGAGAAGCACGGCCAGATGATGCCGGATGACTGGAAGGAGAAGATCGGCAAGCACGACGCCATCTATTTCGGCGCCGTCGGCTGGCCGGCCAAGATTCCGGACCACGTCTCGTTGTGGGGCTCGCTGATCAAGTTTCGCCGCGAGTTCGACCAGTATGTGAATTTGCGCCCGGTGCGGCTGATGCCCGGCGTGCCGTCGCCGCTGGCAAACCGCAAGCCCGGCGACATCGATTTCTGGGTGGTGCGCGAGAACACGGAAGGCGAGTATTCCTCCGTCGGCGGCCGCATGTTCCCGGATACCGACCGCGAATTCGTGACGCAGCAGACGGTGATGACCCGTGTGGGCGTCGACCGCATCCTGAAGTTCGCGTTCGAGCTGGCGCAGTCGCGGCCGAAGAAGCACCTGACCTCGGCGACCAAGTCCAACGGCATCTCCATCACCATGCCCTATTGGGACGAGCGCGTGGAGGCGATGGCGAAGAAGTATCCGGGCGTGAAGTGGGACAAGTACCACATCGACATTCTGACCGCGAACTTCGTGCTGCATCCGGACTGGTTCGACGTCGTGGTCGGCTCGAACCTGTTCGGCGACATCCTCTCCGATCTCGGCCCGGCCTGCACCGGCACCATCGGTATCGCGCCGTCGGGCAACATCAATCCCGAGGGCGACTTCCCTTCGGTGTTCGAGCCGGTACACGGCTCGGCGCCTGATATCGCGGGTCAGGGCATCGCCAACCCGATCGGTGCGATCTGGTCCGGCGCGATGATGCTCGAGCATCTCGGCGAGAAGGTCGCCGGCAAATCGATCGTCGAGGCGATCGAGCGCACGCTCGCCGAACGGACGCTCCGCACCAAGGACCTCGGCGGCAACGCCGACACCACGGCGTGCGGCAAGGCCGTCGCGGATATGGTGGATTGA
- a CDS encoding malate/lactate/ureidoglycolate dehydrogenase — translation MADYRTIKAEPLTNAIRAIVKAGGSSDREAELVSTNLVEANLRGHDSHGVGMIPRYVQSVTNGGLAVNQHVKIVLDTGPLLTLDGLTGYGQVIGHEAMELAAERAKRNGVCLVGLSNSHHIGRIGHWAEQCIDHGLVSIHFVNVISRPIVAPWGGSDARHGTNPFCVGIPRRGKDPIVLDFATSRIAQGKTRVAHNKGVELEPGTIIDNEGKPTVNPRYTVIPPHGAILPFGEHKGSGLALVCEILGGALSGGQVVKGPSDGKYNVLNGMLSIVIDPGKLGTGENLAREVESFVAWHTGSPPAPGVAKVKIAGDPERETKKKRLAEGIPVDPNTWQEILEAGKKFGLDQAAIEKIVG, via the coding sequence ATGGCCGACTATCGCACCATCAAGGCAGAGCCGCTCACCAACGCCATCCGCGCCATCGTCAAAGCGGGCGGCTCCTCGGACCGCGAAGCCGAGCTCGTCTCCACCAACCTCGTCGAGGCTAATCTCAGGGGACACGACTCGCACGGCGTCGGCATGATCCCGCGCTATGTCCAGAGCGTCACCAATGGCGGCCTCGCCGTGAACCAGCACGTCAAGATCGTGCTCGACACCGGCCCGCTCCTCACCCTCGACGGCCTCACCGGCTACGGCCAGGTGATCGGCCATGAAGCGATGGAACTCGCGGCCGAGCGCGCCAAACGCAACGGCGTCTGTCTCGTCGGCCTCTCCAACTCCCACCACATCGGGCGCATCGGCCACTGGGCCGAGCAGTGCATCGACCACGGGCTGGTCTCGATCCACTTCGTCAACGTGATCTCGCGCCCGATCGTGGCACCCTGGGGCGGCAGCGATGCGCGCCACGGCACCAACCCGTTCTGCGTCGGCATCCCGCGCCGCGGCAAGGACCCCATCGTGCTCGATTTCGCCACCAGCAGGATCGCGCAAGGCAAGACCCGCGTCGCCCACAACAAGGGCGTCGAACTCGAGCCCGGCACCATCATCGACAATGAAGGCAAGCCCACCGTCAATCCGCGCTACACCGTGATTCCCCCGCACGGCGCTATCCTGCCGTTCGGCGAGCACAAGGGTTCGGGCCTCGCACTGGTGTGCGAAATCCTCGGCGGCGCGCTCTCCGGCGGGCAGGTGGTCAAGGGCCCGTCCGACGGCAAGTACAACGTCCTCAACGGCATGCTCTCGATCGTCATCGATCCGGGCAAGCTCGGCACCGGCGAGAACCTCGCGCGCGAGGTCGAGAGTTTCGTCGCCTGGCACACCGGCTCGCCGCCTGCTCCCGGCGTCGCCAAGGTGAAGATCGCGGGCGATCCCGAGCGCGAGACCAAGAAGAAGCGCTTGGCGGAGGGTATTCCGGTCGATCCGAACACCTGGCAGGAGATCCTGGAGGCCGGGAAAAAGTTCGGGTTGGATCAGGCAGCGATCGAGAAGATCGTGGGCTGA
- a CDS encoding NAD(P)-dependent oxidoreductase encodes MRGVFVDANEALAAIMERLEKPDDPKMRIHRDPDIKPEQYPEILDGAEIAIVDHTALPTEVAKKCAGLKHVVFLGTGARSYMNPEELAELGISVHLIKGYGDTAVAESAIALMWASARVIAMMDREMRSGNWLREDGMQLTGKTLGLIGFGGIAAEVARIASGSGMKVIAWNRSPKSHPGVEFVDLDTLLARSDVVSLHLLLNDETRGMITREKIFAMKPGVILVNTARAAVVDEAAMIDALKSGHIRHAGLDVFNTEPLPGDHPLTKLPNVTLSAHSAFRTPEASENLIEAAWVHCRRIVKG; translated from the coding sequence ATGCGCGGAGTTTTCGTCGACGCCAACGAAGCCCTTGCCGCGATCATGGAGCGGCTGGAGAAGCCTGACGATCCCAAGATGCGGATCCACAGGGATCCCGATATCAAGCCCGAGCAATACCCTGAAATCCTCGATGGCGCCGAGATCGCGATCGTCGACCACACTGCACTGCCGACCGAAGTGGCGAAGAAGTGCGCCGGCCTCAAGCACGTCGTGTTCCTCGGCACCGGCGCGCGCAGCTACATGAACCCGGAGGAACTGGCCGAGCTCGGCATCTCCGTGCATCTCATCAAGGGCTATGGCGACACCGCCGTCGCCGAATCCGCGATCGCGCTGATGTGGGCCTCGGCCCGCGTCATCGCGATGATGGATCGCGAGATGCGCAGCGGCAACTGGCTGCGCGAGGACGGCATGCAGCTCACCGGCAAGACGCTCGGCCTGATCGGCTTCGGCGGCATCGCAGCTGAAGTGGCGCGCATTGCATCCGGCAGCGGCATGAAGGTGATCGCCTGGAACCGGTCGCCGAAAAGCCATCCCGGCGTGGAATTTGTCGATCTCGATACATTGCTGGCCAGGAGCGACGTCGTGTCGCTGCATCTGCTGCTCAACGACGAGACGCGCGGCATGATCACGCGCGAGAAGATCTTTGCGATGAAACCTGGCGTCATTCTCGTCAACACCGCGCGCGCCGCGGTCGTCGACGAGGCCGCCATGATCGATGCGCTGAAGTCGGGCCATATCCGCCATGCGGGCCTCGACGTCTTCAACACCGAGCCGCTGCCCGGCGATCACCCGCTGACCAAACTTCCGAACGTGACGCTGTCGGCGCATTCGGCCTTCCGCACGCCGGAGGCGAGTGAGAACCTGATTGAAGCGGCATGGGTCCACTGCCGCCGGATCGTGAAGGGATAA
- a CDS encoding Zn-dependent hydrolase, which produces MSRAATNLQIDSARLWGSIHETAQFGATAKGGVRRLTLSAEDKQVRDWFRKACEEAGLEVHTDALGSQFGLRKGRDMSKLAVGIGSHLDTQPTGGKYDGILGTLGALEVIRTLNDAGIETEAPICVVNWTNEEGSRFAPAMMASAAYVGDFTTDDILSRKDIEGTTVGQALDSIGYRGEKPVGFQKLGCFVELHIEQGPILEAEGKTIGVVDSGQGVLWYDGKISGFESHAGSTPMPLRRDALATLSEIVLAMEAIAKKHGPNAVGTIGEAVIANPSRNVIPGEIAFTMDCRSADGAIMDALDRDLRAAIAEIAARRKVEVKIDLVWRKPPTHFDPKLIAAVENAAKTLGYSSRRITSGAGHDACNLNTIMPAAMVFVPCKDGISHNELEDATQPDCAAGTNVLMHTVLAIAGVAS; this is translated from the coding sequence ATGAGCCGAGCCGCCACCAATCTGCAGATCGATTCCGCCCGCCTCTGGGGCTCCATCCACGAGACCGCGCAATTCGGCGCGACGGCCAAGGGCGGCGTGCGGCGGCTGACGCTGAGCGCGGAAGACAAGCAGGTGCGCGACTGGTTTCGCAAGGCTTGCGAGGAGGCCGGCCTCGAGGTGCATACCGATGCGCTCGGCTCCCAGTTCGGCCTGCGCAAGGGACGCGACATGTCGAAGCTGGCCGTCGGCATCGGTTCGCATCTCGACACCCAGCCGACCGGCGGCAAGTATGACGGCATTCTGGGCACGCTCGGCGCGCTCGAAGTCATCCGCACCCTGAACGATGCCGGCATCGAGACCGAGGCGCCGATCTGCGTGGTCAACTGGACCAATGAGGAAGGTTCGCGCTTCGCACCGGCGATGATGGCGTCCGCGGCTTACGTCGGTGATTTCACCACCGACGACATTTTGTCGCGCAAGGATATTGAGGGCACGACCGTCGGCCAGGCGCTCGACAGCATCGGCTATCGCGGCGAAAAGCCGGTCGGCTTCCAGAAGCTCGGCTGCTTCGTCGAGCTGCACATCGAGCAGGGCCCGATCCTCGAAGCCGAAGGCAAGACCATCGGCGTGGTCGATTCCGGTCAGGGCGTGCTCTGGTACGACGGCAAGATTTCCGGCTTCGAGAGCCACGCAGGCTCGACGCCGATGCCGCTGCGGCGCGATGCGCTCGCGACGCTGTCGGAGATCGTGCTGGCAATGGAAGCCATCGCGAAGAAGCACGGGCCGAACGCGGTCGGCACTATCGGCGAAGCCGTGATCGCAAATCCCTCGCGCAACGTCATTCCCGGCGAGATCGCGTTCACCATGGATTGCCGCAGCGCGGACGGCGCGATCATGGATGCGCTCGACCGCGATCTGCGCGCCGCCATTGCCGAGATCGCCGCGCGCCGCAAGGTCGAGGTCAAGATCGACCTCGTCTGGCGCAAGCCGCCGACACATTTCGATCCCAAGCTGATCGCGGCCGTCGAGAACGCGGCAAAGACGCTCGGTTATTCCTCGCGCCGTATCACCTCCGGTGCCGGTCACGATGCCTGCAACCTCAACACCATCATGCCGGCTGCGATGGTGTTCGTGCCCTGCAAGGACGGCATCAGCCACAACGAGCTGGAGGACGCCACGCAGCCTGACTGCGCTGCGGGCACCAACGTCCTCATGCATACCGTGCTGGCGATCGCCGGCGTCGCATCCTGA
- a CDS encoding LysR family transcriptional regulator, whose product MLDFRSIETFLWVVKLGSFRGAAARLNTTQPAISQRIAQLEREMGVKLLNRDHRVASPTPSGRQMMVYAEKLIGLRAQMMAEIGDRSAMRGVMRLGVAETIVHTWLPRLVKSVNQVYPNLSLEIEVDITPNLTARLLAQEIELAFVVGPLSASGVHNRVLADYPIGFLASPSLGLGKGPVTPAELARFPIITFPRKTKPYEVVREVFDRPELPPIRLHASASLATVIHMAVEGLGVAVIPDAIVENELADGRLQLLDTDLAIAPLTFTASWLASPDVVAIERVAELARQIAQSSLAVDAPALAGH is encoded by the coding sequence ATGCTGGACTTCAGGTCGATCGAAACCTTCCTCTGGGTCGTGAAGCTCGGCAGCTTTCGCGGCGCCGCAGCACGGCTCAATACGACCCAGCCGGCGATCTCCCAGCGCATCGCCCAGCTCGAGCGCGAGATGGGCGTGAAGCTGCTCAATCGCGATCATCGCGTGGCCTCGCCGACGCCGAGCGGCCGGCAGATGATGGTCTATGCGGAAAAGCTGATCGGCCTGCGTGCTCAGATGATGGCGGAGATCGGCGACCGCTCCGCCATGCGCGGCGTGATGCGGCTCGGCGTCGCCGAAACCATCGTGCACACTTGGCTGCCGCGGCTGGTGAAGAGCGTGAACCAGGTCTATCCGAATCTGTCGCTGGAGATCGAGGTCGACATCACGCCGAACCTCACCGCGCGCCTGCTCGCGCAGGAGATCGAGCTTGCCTTCGTGGTGGGACCGCTGTCGGCTTCCGGCGTGCACAACCGCGTGCTCGCCGACTATCCGATCGGCTTTCTCGCAAGCCCCTCGCTCGGGCTCGGCAAGGGTCCGGTGACGCCGGCGGAGCTCGCGCGGTTTCCGATCATCACCTTCCCGCGCAAGACCAAACCCTACGAGGTCGTGCGCGAGGTGTTCGACCGGCCGGAGCTGCCGCCGATCCGCCTGCATGCGTCCGCTTCGCTGGCGACCGTCATCCATATGGCGGTGGAAGGGCTCGGCGTCGCCGTGATCCCGGACGCAATCGTCGAGAACGAGCTCGCCGACGGACGGCTGCAACTGCTCGATACCGATCTCGCGATCGCGCCGCTGACCTTCACCGCGAGCTGGCTCGCCTCGCCCGACGTCGTGGCCATCGAGCGCGTCGCCGAGCTTGCACGGCAGATTGCGCAGAGCAGCCTCGCGGTTGACGCGCCCGCGCTGGCGGGTCATTGA